From a single Okeanomitos corallinicola TIOX110 genomic region:
- a CDS encoding 2-isopropylmalate synthase: MIRILDSTLREGEQTPGVYFSPDKKLYIAQMLDQIGVDIIEVGNPAVDNEIALAIQQIAHAGLKAKIGAHSLCRIDNVQKALDCGVNFLGIFFSVSQKRLENDYNICLNQAIEKIVEVISYAKLQQPDLLIRYTLEDTVRSPIENVIDAASAAVKAGANIISIADTTGYATPFHPYRSIYFHVQTLKAELGNLGLFPQIEVHCHNDKGLALANALDAYRAGADIIDVAIMGLGERAGVVDLAELLINLIDMGEEEKLWQLTYLSNLYNFVSENSHIPIPPHQPITGKNAFTHYAGVHVKAIAKDERLYQSLDPEILGVKSNLALGMQSGFAAIELAMKKIGKEELAKDKNLLAQILQEVKEIAKRGTSIDIEKELPYIVDRYYKNPTTNKE; encoded by the coding sequence ATGATTAGAATTCTTGACTCAACTTTAAGAGAAGGTGAACAAACGCCAGGGGTATATTTTTCTCCTGATAAAAAATTATATATTGCTCAAATGCTAGATCAGATTGGGGTTGATATTATTGAAGTTGGAAATCCTGCTGTAGATAATGAAATTGCCTTAGCTATTCAACAAATTGCTCATGCTGGCTTGAAAGCAAAAATTGGCGCTCATTCACTATGTAGAATAGATAATGTGCAAAAGGCTTTAGATTGTGGAGTGAATTTTTTAGGTATATTTTTTAGTGTTTCTCAAAAAAGATTAGAAAATGATTATAATATCTGTTTAAATCAAGCAATTGAGAAAATAGTAGAAGTAATTAGTTATGCAAAATTACAACAACCGGATTTACTAATTAGATATACACTAGAGGATACTGTGCGATCGCCGATAGAAAATGTTATTGATGCGGCTAGTGCAGCGGTAAAAGCGGGAGCGAATATCATTAGTATTGCCGATACCACAGGTTACGCTACACCATTTCATCCCTATCGCAGTATTTATTTTCATGTTCAAACTTTAAAAGCAGAATTAGGAAATCTTGGGTTATTTCCGCAAATAGAAGTACATTGTCATAATGACAAAGGTTTAGCATTAGCAAATGCCCTAGATGCTTATCGAGCAGGTGCTGATATTATTGATGTAGCTATCATGGGACTAGGAGAAAGAGCAGGAGTGGTTGATTTAGCAGAATTACTCATAAATTTAATAGATATGGGAGAAGAAGAAAAACTCTGGCAACTTACCTATTTAAGTAATTTATATAATTTTGTGAGTGAAAATTCTCATATTCCTATTCCTCCCCATCAACCAATAACGGGTAAAAATGCCTTTACTCATTATGCAGGTGTTCATGTTAAAGCTATAGCTAAAGATGAGAGATTATATCAAAGTTTAGATCCAGAAATTTTAGGTGTAAAAAGTAATTTAGCTTTAGGTATGCAGTCAGGTTTTGCAGCTATTGAATTAGCTATGAAAAAGATCGGTAAAGAAGAGTTAGCTAAAGATAAAAATTTGCTTGCTCAAATTCTACAAGAAGTTAAAGAAATTGCCAAAAGAGGTACATCAATAGATATTGAAAAAGAATTACCATATATTGTAGATCGCTATTATAAAAATCCTACCACAAATAAGGAATAA
- the grxD gene encoding Grx4 family monothiol glutaredoxin: MTLEVKERIEKLIKENKIMVFMKGTKLMPQCGFSNNVVQILNALGVPFETINVLDDNEIRQGIKEYSNWPTIPQVYINGEFLGGSDILIEMYQKGELQEAVEIAIAS, translated from the coding sequence ATGACTTTAGAAGTAAAAGAAAGAATTGAGAAATTAATCAAAGAAAACAAAATTATGGTTTTCATGAAGGGGACTAAATTAATGCCCCAATGTGGTTTCTCTAATAATGTAGTGCAAATTCTTAATGCTTTGGGAGTTCCTTTTGAAACAATTAATGTTCTTGATGACAATGAAATTCGTCAAGGTATTAAAGAATATTCCAACTGGCCAACAATTCCCCAAGTTTACATCAACGGCGAATTTCTAGGCGGTTCTGATATTTTGATTGAAATGTATCAAAAAGGTGAGTTGCAGGAAGCTGTAGAAATAGCGATAGCTTCCTAA
- a CDS encoding BolA family transcriptional regulator: MVTPQQVEEMIKAKLPDAQIEVQDLTGGGDHYQVTVVSSQFAGKGLVKQHQLVYGALQEAMSTEAIHALALKTSTP; the protein is encoded by the coding sequence ATGGTTACTCCACAGCAAGTTGAGGAAATGATCAAGGCAAAACTGCCAGACGCACAAATTGAAGTGCAAGACTTAACTGGTGGTGGTGATCACTATCAAGTTACAGTAGTTTCATCACAGTTCGCGGGTAAAGGACTGGTAAAACAACACCAGTTAGTTTATGGTGCTTTGCAAGAAGCTATGTCCACAGAAGCTATTCATGCTTTGGCTCTGAAAACATCCACTCCCTAA
- a CDS encoding S8 family serine peptidase, giving the protein MSDNLSSPNSETVGVPTSSQGVVLQRGGEELILEKAADRFTLRTTNNFPREQLVQGTWGVWRRNIPKANLELFTVEPSQLEAVMVQVRADENVVFASHVYRLKDNPGTYVYLSDQITVQFAAWVDDAKINIIAATFRLIKNRPVLGLDNTFIFLISKEATENPIKITNQLQGIGEVLAAEPNIFIQQEPHYQPSDSLYSQQWYLNHNSGNQLGVGSHISVEQAWDITRGVRSIVVAVVDDSFDLHHPDFQGAGKIVAPRDLKEKDFLPLPGEKETSHGTACAGIAVAEENGQGIVGVAPGCAFMPIRTTGFLDDESIEEIFNWAITNSAAVISCSWGASAVYFPLSLRQKAAITRAATQGRNGKGCVIIFAAGNANRPIDGTINENNWPKNILQGKTAWLSGFAIHPDVIAVSASTSLNKKAAYSNWGENISVCAPSNNAPPGMWFQETGFVYTQPTINTALSGLGMFTTDQIGAAGYSPGNFTNNFGGTSSATPVVAGVAALILSANPHLTAQQVNRILQETTDKIVDPEADPQLGLRGGTYDSNGHCIWFGYGKVNAAKAVRAAQQSRNIKSTVSGQFRLINKNQQAIPDHNKWGIISAITVSENVYVSDIQVKVNINHDFLGDLEIYLTAPNNQQILLQGRTLGRQTELTRNYTVRSHPVLKKFLGVSARGNWQLQVIDTSPQDVGKLNNWELVIGY; this is encoded by the coding sequence ATGAGTGATAACTTGAGTTCTCCCAATTCTGAAACCGTAGGTGTACCCACAAGCAGCCAAGGTGTGGTTTTACAACGTGGTGGAGAGGAATTAATTTTAGAAAAAGCTGCTGATCGTTTTACACTCCGTACTACTAACAATTTTCCCCGTGAACAATTAGTTCAAGGAACTTGGGGCGTTTGGCGGCGGAATATTCCCAAAGCCAACCTAGAGCTATTTACGGTTGAACCTAGCCAGTTAGAAGCGGTTATGGTTCAAGTCAGGGCTGATGAAAATGTTGTCTTTGCCAGTCATGTTTACAGGTTAAAAGATAATCCTGGAACTTATGTTTATTTAAGTGATCAAATTACAGTCCAATTTGCAGCTTGGGTAGATGATGCCAAGATTAATATTATCGCTGCCACATTTAGACTAATTAAAAATCGGCCAGTTTTAGGTTTGGATAACACATTTATATTTTTAATTAGTAAAGAAGCAACAGAAAATCCCATCAAAATTACTAATCAATTACAAGGAATAGGGGAAGTTTTAGCGGCTGAACCAAATATTTTTATTCAACAAGAACCCCATTATCAACCTAGTGATTCTCTCTATTCTCAGCAGTGGTATCTTAACCATAATAGTGGTAATCAGTTAGGTGTAGGTTCTCATATTTCTGTAGAACAAGCTTGGGATATAACCCGTGGTGTACGTTCTATAGTTGTGGCAGTTGTGGATGATTCTTTTGATTTACATCATCCAGATTTTCAAGGTGCGGGTAAAATTGTTGCTCCCAGAGATTTAAAGGAAAAAGATTTTTTACCTTTACCTGGTGAAAAGGAAACCAGTCATGGTACTGCTTGTGCGGGAATTGCCGTAGCCGAAGAAAATGGTCAAGGAATAGTGGGGGTTGCTCCCGGTTGTGCGTTTATGCCAATTCGCACTACTGGTTTTTTAGATGATGAATCTATTGAAGAAATTTTTAATTGGGCAATTACTAATAGTGCAGCTGTAATTTCTTGTAGTTGGGGAGCTTCTGCGGTTTATTTTCCTTTATCTTTACGCCAAAAGGCGGCTATTACTCGCGCTGCTACTCAAGGCAGAAATGGTAAAGGATGTGTAATTATTTTTGCGGCGGGAAATGCTAATCGGCCTATTGATGGCACTATTAATGAGAATAATTGGCCTAAAAATATCTTACAGGGTAAAACAGCTTGGTTGAGTGGTTTTGCCATTCATCCTGATGTAATTGCGGTTTCTGCGTCTACAAGTTTAAATAAAAAAGCTGCTTATAGTAATTGGGGCGAAAATATTTCTGTTTGCGCTCCTAGTAATAATGCTCCTCCAGGAATGTGGTTTCAAGAAACGGGTTTTGTTTACACTCAACCAACTATTAATACTGCTTTATCTGGGTTGGGAATGTTTACTACAGATCAAATCGGTGCTGCTGGTTATAGTCCTGGTAATTTTACTAATAATTTTGGTGGTACTTCTAGTGCTACTCCGGTAGTAGCAGGGGTAGCGGCTTTAATATTATCAGCTAATCCTCATTTAACTGCCCAACAAGTTAATCGAATTTTACAAGAAACAACTGATAAAATTGTTGATCCTGAAGCTGATCCACAATTGGGTTTACGGGGTGGTACTTATGATAGTAATGGTCATTGTATATGGTTTGGTTATGGTAAGGTAAATGCGGCTAAGGCTGTACGTGCAGCACAACAATCAAGGAATATTAAATCAACTGTTAGTGGTCAATTTAGGTTAATAAATAAAAATCAACAAGCAATTCCTGATCATAACAAATGGGGAATTATTAGTGCGATAACTGTGAGTGAAAATGTCTATGTTTCTGATATTCAGGTGAAAGTAAATATTAACCATGATTTTTTAGGAGATTTAGAAATTTATTTAACTGCTCCTAATAATCAACAAATATTATTGCAAGGTAGAACTTTAGGCAGACAAACTGAGTTAACTAGGAATTATACCGTGCGATCGCACCCTGTTCTTAAAAAATTCCTGGGTGTTTCTGCTAGGGGAAATTGGCAATTACAAGTAATTGATACATCTCCCCAAGATGTTGGTAAATTGAATAATTGGGAATTAGTAATTGGCTATTAA
- a CDS encoding FAD-binding domain-containing protein: MSDLILFWHRRDLRISDNTGLAAARKQTAKVVGVFCLDPHILNSDDVAPARIAYMIGCLQSLQQRYIQAGSQLLILHNHPITAIPKLAEALNAKAVFWNWDVEPYAQIRDHDVNLALKEKGIQTLEQNWDQLLHSPDEIFSGAQTPYTVYTPFWKNWNSKPKNKPVAILENCENLTDSEQEIAKKSGVINLPSAADLGFNWDGELIIPPGETAAQEKLASFTNKTINSYDEQRNYPAIDGTSQLSPALKFGVIGIRTIWQTTIELLANSNSEEVTNNITTWQKELAWREFYQHAMYHFPELAQGAYRDVFKNFPWRNNEKHFQAWCAGKTGYPIVDAAMRQLNETGWMHNRCRMIVASFLTKDLMINPQWGEKYFMQKLIDGDLSANNGGWQWSASSGMDPKPLRIFNPASQAQKFDADGEYIRQWVRELKSVDTPYLISGKIPPLELSSINYPAPIVDHQKQQALFKKLYQEQKVDS, encoded by the coding sequence ATGTCTGATTTAATTTTATTTTGGCATCGTCGAGATTTACGTATTTCCGATAATACCGGACTAGCAGCAGCTAGAAAACAAACCGCAAAGGTTGTAGGTGTATTTTGTTTAGATCCGCATATTTTAAACTCTGATGATGTTGCACCAGCTAGAATAGCTTACATGATTGGTTGTTTGCAGTCTTTACAACAGCGATATATCCAAGCTGGTAGTCAGTTATTAATTTTACATAATCATCCAATCACAGCTATTCCTAAATTAGCTGAAGCATTAAACGCAAAAGCAGTATTTTGGAATTGGGATGTAGAACCCTACGCACAAATACGAGATCATGATGTAAATTTAGCATTAAAAGAGAAAGGAATTCAAACCCTTGAGCAAAATTGGGATCAACTATTACATTCACCAGATGAGATTTTTAGTGGTGCACAAACTCCTTATACTGTTTATACACCTTTCTGGAAAAACTGGAATAGTAAACCTAAAAATAAACCAGTTGCGATTTTAGAAAACTGCGAAAATTTAACGGATTCAGAACAGGAAATAGCTAAAAAATCAGGAGTTATCAATTTACCATCAGCAGCAGATTTAGGTTTTAATTGGGATGGAGAATTAATCATTCCACCAGGAGAAACAGCAGCACAGGAAAAGTTAGCAAGTTTTACTAATAAAACCATTAATAGTTACGATGAACAAAGAAACTATCCCGCTATTGATGGTACATCCCAATTAAGTCCAGCTTTGAAATTTGGTGTGATTGGAATTAGAACAATTTGGCAAACAACCATAGAATTATTAGCAAATAGTAATAGTGAAGAAGTCACAAATAATATTACTACTTGGCAGAAAGAATTAGCTTGGCGGGAATTTTATCAACACGCAATGTATCACTTTCCAGAATTAGCCCAAGGTGCGTATCGAGATGTTTTTAAAAACTTTCCTTGGCGAAATAACGAAAAACATTTTCAGGCTTGGTGTGCAGGAAAAACCGGATATCCAATTGTTGATGCTGCCATGCGACAGTTAAATGAAACAGGCTGGATGCACAATAGATGTAGAATGATAGTTGCTAGTTTTTTAACCAAAGACTTAATGATTAACCCCCAATGGGGAGAAAAATATTTTATGCAGAAACTCATTGATGGTGATTTATCTGCTAATAATGGAGGTTGGCAATGGAGTGCTTCTAGTGGGATGGACCCCAAACCATTAAGGATATTTAACCCAGCAAGTCAAGCACAGAAATTTGATGCTGATGGGGAATATATTAGACAATGGGTAAGAGAATTAAAATCTGTAGATACACCATATTTAATTAGTGGTAAAATTCCCCCTTTAGAACTTAGTAGCATTAATTATCCTGCCCCAATTGTAGATCATCAGAAACAGCAAGCACTGTTTAAAAAATTGTACCAAGAACAAAAAGTAGATAGTTAG
- a CDS encoding PIN-like domain-containing protein, which translates to MRNLFSWRLIPSDAEFSSFWETATFVFDTNCLLDLYRVSRPTVEDFLKILEHLQDRIWLPYQVADEFLNRREQEIDREAASFQKALLALEKWTSEQKKFNSLRGQLGEAGRIVASELEYLFDKQTNYLDAVDELEMVFRDKINQLKNTHFPFDADNDIILERILSIFDAKVGEPYDEQTLQKLYKQGEDRYKKLQPPGFEDAKKKEDERKYGDFILWKQILDFAKKEARPIIIITSEKKEDWWIKKNGEIISPHIELRREFHEYVQQPFWMYRTQHFLEMAKEKFTVEINPRSIEETNVIADAELVDEEDDIDQVISKSIYSSSKKIIEQMKPPIPDLQSQRLIEQMKLSILDSQLQGLIEQIKQPIIPDSQIQGLIEQMKSQIIPDSQMQRLIEQIKQPIIPDSQMQRLIEQMKRLNND; encoded by the coding sequence ATGAGAAACTTATTCTCCTGGAGACTGATCCCTTCTGATGCTGAGTTTTCAAGTTTTTGGGAAACAGCTACCTTTGTTTTTGATACAAATTGTCTCCTAGATTTATATCGCGTATCTCGTCCTACTGTAGAAGATTTCCTAAAAATATTAGAACATCTGCAAGATAGAATTTGGCTACCATATCAAGTAGCTGACGAGTTTTTAAACCGGCGAGAACAAGAAATTGATCGTGAGGCTGCATCATTTCAAAAAGCCTTATTAGCACTAGAAAAATGGACATCTGAACAAAAGAAATTCAACAGTCTTCGAGGTCAACTAGGTGAAGCAGGAAGAATTGTAGCATCTGAATTAGAGTATTTGTTTGATAAACAGACAAACTATCTTGATGCAGTAGATGAGCTAGAGATGGTTTTTCGGGACAAGATAAATCAGCTTAAAAATACTCATTTTCCCTTTGATGCAGACAATGACATAATTTTGGAAAGAATTCTCTCAATATTTGATGCAAAAGTGGGAGAACCATACGATGAGCAAACTTTACAGAAATTATATAAACAGGGAGAAGATCGGTACAAAAAATTACAACCTCCTGGATTTGAAGACGCTAAGAAGAAGGAAGATGAACGAAAGTATGGAGACTTCATTCTTTGGAAACAAATATTAGATTTTGCTAAAAAAGAAGCTCGACCAATAATTATTATTACTAGTGAGAAAAAAGAAGATTGGTGGATAAAGAAAAATGGAGAGATTATTTCTCCACACATAGAACTAAGAAGAGAATTTCATGAATATGTGCAACAGCCATTTTGGATGTACAGAACTCAACATTTTTTGGAAATGGCAAAGGAAAAATTTACCGTTGAAATTAATCCCAGATCAATCGAAGAAACAAATGTAATTGCTGATGCTGAATTAGTAGATGAAGAAGATGATATTGATCAAGTAATTTCAAAAAGTATTTATTCTTCATCAAAAAAAATAATTGAGCAAATGAAACCACCAATACCTGATTTACAAAGCCAAAGATTAATTGAACAAATGAAATTATCAATACTTGATTCACAACTTCAAGGATTAATTGAACAAATCAAGCAACCAATAATACCTGATTCACAAATTCAAGGATTAATTGAACAAATGAAATCACAAATAATACCTGATTCACAAATGCAAAGATTAATTGAACAAATTAAGCAACCAATAATACCTGATTCACAAATGCAAAGATTAATTGAACAAATGAAAAGATTAAATAATGACTGA
- a CDS encoding cation:proton antiporter translates to MQEDFRLIVDLVSVFAVAACGGLLAALLKQPVLLGYLIGGMIVGPAGLGLIKEVVQVETLAQFGVAFLLFALGVEFSLAELKKVKAIALGGGGLQIILTILITVLVCGVTGLWDALPAKGVFLGCILSLSSTAVVLKCLMERNETETPHGQVMLGILVVQDLALGLMLAVLPALNEPGEVIGVAILTALVRIALFAAGAVAAGIWIIPPLLRLIARTESRELFLLGVVTLCLCIALLTEYLGLSIEMGAFVAGLMISEVEYADETLTIVEPLRDIFASLFFAAIGMLIDPVFLWQNLDVILVLVVLVFLGKFIIITPLVKIFRYPLKTALIAGLGLAQIGEFSFVLASEGQVLGLVSRRIYLLILGTTAVTLMLTPFVLRLVPFLFNLAETMPWLKPYLVEEQTRDFAEDIPRKDHIVVCGYGRIGKNLVRLLQLYDLPVVVVDQSESRIQQLRDAGIPYVYGNAVSFHVLETAGVNHAKGMAIALPDPASIRLCLKRALELSPELDLVVRATQDKNIEVLYQLGAREVVQPEFEASLEMATHLLTDVGLSPELVQLKMQEIRQDHYLDLRSERSAAEVSQHLQQVTRDLNRRWYDLPADSPLIGMTLEEADMRYLIGVSLMAIRRADGTEIDYPQSQIKLENGDRLLVVGATEELAALAEFAQGNAAVPSETNACQWVTVQANCPILGNKIADLTTDEHYDVKVAAIRRDGKFSRFPHEKIDLKIGDQVLLCGSFSQLSQLQQWFTADCGIPLAIPMIGDEKAETVT, encoded by the coding sequence GTGCAAGAAGACTTTCGCTTAATCGTTGACTTAGTTTCCGTATTCGCAGTAGCGGCCTGTGGTGGACTCCTAGCCGCGCTACTCAAACAACCCGTACTGCTGGGATATCTAATTGGGGGGATGATAGTTGGGCCAGCAGGACTGGGACTAATTAAAGAAGTTGTCCAAGTCGAAACCTTGGCACAATTTGGTGTAGCTTTTTTACTCTTCGCTTTAGGTGTAGAATTTTCCCTAGCAGAACTGAAAAAGGTTAAAGCCATAGCTTTAGGGGGTGGAGGACTACAAATAATCCTCACCATCCTGATCACAGTTTTGGTATGTGGTGTTACAGGTCTGTGGGATGCGTTACCGGCTAAAGGTGTATTTTTGGGTTGTATTCTCTCCCTCTCTTCCACAGCGGTTGTTCTCAAATGTTTGATGGAACGAAATGAGACGGAAACCCCCCACGGCCAGGTGATGCTAGGAATTTTAGTAGTTCAAGACCTCGCACTGGGTTTAATGCTGGCCGTGTTACCTGCACTGAATGAACCAGGGGAGGTTATTGGTGTAGCGATATTAACAGCTTTAGTTCGGATTGCTTTATTTGCTGCGGGTGCTGTAGCTGCTGGTATTTGGATAATTCCACCGTTATTAAGGTTAATAGCACGGACGGAAAGCCGGGAATTATTTTTACTGGGGGTTGTCACCTTATGCTTATGTATTGCTTTACTAACTGAATATTTGGGTCTTTCCATTGAAATGGGAGCGTTTGTGGCCGGGTTGATGATTTCTGAGGTGGAATACGCTGATGAAACCCTGACCATTGTTGAACCTTTGCGAGATATTTTCGCGAGTTTGTTTTTTGCAGCGATTGGAATGTTGATTGACCCGGTATTTTTGTGGCAAAACCTAGATGTGATTTTGGTTTTGGTGGTTTTGGTTTTTTTAGGCAAGTTTATAATTATCACACCTTTAGTGAAAATATTCCGTTATCCTTTGAAAACTGCTTTAATTGCGGGTTTGGGGTTAGCACAAATTGGGGAATTTTCCTTTGTACTGGCTAGTGAAGGTCAGGTTTTGGGGTTGGTTTCCCGACGGATATATCTGTTAATTTTGGGAACTACTGCTGTGACTTTAATGCTGACTCCCTTTGTGTTGCGATTAGTCCCATTTTTATTTAATTTGGCTGAGACGATGCCGTGGTTAAAACCCTATTTAGTAGAAGAACAAACGCGAGATTTTGCGGAAGATATACCTCGAAAAGATCATATTGTGGTTTGCGGTTATGGACGGATTGGGAAGAATTTGGTGCGGTTGTTGCAGTTATATGATTTACCTGTGGTGGTAGTTGATCAGTCAGAAAGCAGAATTCAACAGTTACGAGATGCGGGTATTCCTTATGTTTATGGTAATGCGGTGAGTTTTCATGTGTTGGAAACTGCTGGGGTAAATCATGCGAAGGGTATGGCGATCGCTCTGCCAGATCCTGCTAGTATTCGTTTATGTTTAAAACGGGCTTTGGAATTGTCCCCAGAATTAGATTTAGTGGTGCGTGCTACCCAGGATAAAAATATTGAGGTGCTTTACCAATTGGGTGCGCGGGAGGTGGTACAACCGGAATTTGAAGCTAGTCTAGAAATGGCTACCCATTTACTCACAGATGTGGGTTTATCCCCAGAATTGGTACAGTTGAAAATGCAGGAAATACGCCAAGATCATTATTTAGATTTGCGTTCAGAACGTTCTGCGGCTGAGGTTTCCCAACATTTACAACAAGTTACTCGTGATTTAAACCGTCGTTGGTATGATTTACCTGCTGATTCTCCCTTAATTGGGATGACTTTGGAAGAAGCAGATATGCGCTATCTAATTGGTGTGAGTTTAATGGCTATTCGTCGCGCTGATGGCACAGAGATAGATTATCCCCAGAGTCAGATAAAATTAGAAAATGGCGATCGCTTGTTGGTTGTGGGTGCGACAGAAGAATTAGCAGCTTTAGCAGAATTTGCTCAAGGTAATGCAGCTGTACCCAGTGAAACTAATGCCTGTCAGTGGGTGACAGTTCAAGCTAATTGTCCAATTTTAGGAAATAAAATCGCTGATTTAACCACTGATGAACATTATGATGTGAAAGTGGCAGCAATTCGGCGAGATGGCAAGTTTAGCCGCTTTCCCCATGAGAAAATTGATTTAAAAATAGGTGATCAAGTGCTGCTGTGCGGTAGTTTTTCTCAACTGAGTCAGTTACAACAATGGTTTACTGCTGACTGTGGAATACCATTAGCAATTCCTATGATTGGAGATGAAAAGGCAGAAACGGTAACATAG
- a CDS encoding RNA-binding protein hfq — MAATDFDTTLPSIRQLQNWIKEKTSVEFKLMSGDVITGKVFWQDINCVCIVDANEEKTIVWKLAIAYMKARS; from the coding sequence ATGGCAGCAACTGATTTTGACACTACTTTACCCAGTATTCGACAATTACAAAATTGGATCAAGGAAAAAACCTCTGTAGAATTTAAACTGATGAGTGGCGATGTGATCACAGGTAAGGTTTTTTGGCAAGATATTAATTGTGTTTGTATTGTAGATGCTAATGAAGAAAAAACTATCGTTTGGAAACTAGCGATCGCTTATATGAAAGCTCGCAGTTAG